The DNA region ATCGCCTCATCGTAAGGAATGCGCGGGAACTCGCCCGCCGGGGTGACTGTCTTGTCGCCCGCAAACGCCGCGAAGGTGCCCTGAATGACGGGCTCCATCGTCTCCCACACTTCTTCCTGGGTGACGAAGCTCATTTCGAGATCGAGCTGGTAGAACTCGCCCGGAAGACGGTCAGCACGCGGGTCTTCGTCGCGGAAGCAAGGGGCGATCTGGAAATAGCGGTCGAAACCGGCGACCATCAGCAACTGCTTGTACTGCTGCGGCGCCTGCGGGAGCGCGTAGAACTTGCCCGCGTGGATACGGCTGGGCACGAGGAAGTCGCGCGCGCCTTCGGGCGAGGACGCCGTCAGGATCGGGGTCGAAAACTCGTTGAAGCCCACCGCGCCCATCCGCTGCCGCATATCGGCGATCACCGCCACGCGGGTCATGATGTTCTTGTGCAGCGTCTCGCGGCGCAAATCGAGGAAGCGGTACTTGAGGCGGATGTCCTCAGGGTAAGGCTGTTCGTCGGCCACGGGCAAAGGCAGTTCTTCTGCGGTGCTCAGCACGGTGATCTGCCGCGCATAAACCTCAACCTCGCCAGTCGCGAGGCGCGGGTTCACCGTCTCGGCCGAGCGCGCCTTGACGTTGCCTTCGATGGTGATGACCGATTCCACTCGGAGCCGGTCCAGCACCGCCAGCGCTGGCGAATCTGCATCGGCGACAATCTGGGTGATGCCGTAATGATCGCGCAGATCGACAAACAGCAACCCGCCGAAATCGCGCTTGCGATGGACCCAGCCCGAGAGGCGGACGGTCTCGCCGACATGAGCGGAAGTAAGCTGTGCGCAGGTATGCGTGCGATAGGGGTGCATTTTTTGACTGTCCGACACTGTAAGGATTGCGAAGGCGCGCCTCTAAGCGAGCGGGCGGCACAAATCCAGTGGGGGATGCACAAGCGAACCAGGCCAGCCGCGCCCACTGCGATCTGTGGGCATCACGGCCCCGCCTCTAAACTCTTTTCCATTTTGACTGTATCAGAGTAAGCGCGCTGCGGGTTTGGCAGCGTTCAATGTGATGGGGCACGACCCCGAGGGCGGCACTCCGCTCGCTAACCGCGAAAAGATGACATGAAAATCCATCCGCTGATTACCACCACCGAGGCCCTCTCCGACCTCTGCGACCGTCTCGCCAAGTCCGAATTTGTCGCGGTCGACACTGAATTCATGCGCGAGAACACCTATTGGCCCGAACTGTGCCTGGTGCAGATCGCCAACACCGAAGAAGCGGCCGCGATCGATCCGATGGCGCCGGGCATTGATCTGAAGCCGCTGCTCGATCTGATGTGTGACAATGAAGATGTGCTCAAGGTCTTCCACGCCGGGTCGCAGGATGTCGAGATCATCGTCAACCTGACGCAGCGGACCCCGCATCCGATCTTCGACACCCAGATCGCGATGATGGCGATCAGCCAGTCCGAACAGATCGGCTATGCCAACCTGGTGGAAACCTGGATGGGCCTCACCATCGACAAGGGTGCGCGCTTTACCGACTGGAGCCGCCGCCCGCTCAGCGACCGTCAGATCGAATATGCCATCGGCGATGTCACGCACCTCGCCACGATCTTCCCGCGCATCCTGAAAAAGCTGATCAAGACCGGACGCGGCCTGTGGCTGGATGCGGAGATGGAAAAGCTCGCCGATCCGTCGAACTACATCACCGATCCGGGTCAGGCGTGGAAGCGCATCCGCCAACCGGGTCGCAATCCGCTGGTGCTCGGCCGGATGAAGGCGCTTGCCGGATGGCGCGAGAGCGAGGCGCAGCACAAGAACATCCCGCGCGGGCGGATCATGCGCGACGAAACGTTGGCCGACATCGCCAGCCACCCGCCCAAGACGCAGGCTGATCTGGCCAAGGTGCGCGGACTTTCGGCGGCGTGGCGCGACAATGACATCGGCAAGCGATTGATGAAAATCCTCGCCGACGCCGAGCCGCTGCCCAAGGACGAGATGCCCGAGAAGATCAAGCAGGGTGCCCCGCTTGGCAAGGAAGGCGCATTGGTGGCCGATCTGCTCAAGCTGCTGCTGAAGATCCGCGCCCGCGAAATCGACGTCGCCCCGCGTCTGCTGACCCGCGCGGACGAGATGGAAGCGCTGGCCGCGGGCGCACGCGATCTGCCGGTGTTGCAAGGCTGGCGCTTCGAAGTGTTCGGCAAGGACGCGCTCGATCTGGTCGAAGGCAAGCTCGCCTTCGCGGTGGAGCGCGGTAAGCTGAAGATGACCCATATCGACGATGTGGTCGTGGTGGCCGCGTCTGAGGTTGAGCCTGAGCCTGCCGCTGAGCTTGCAGCCGATCCCGATACGCTGGCCGCGGAGTAGCGCGCACCAGTGTCCACCTACCTCCCCACCATCAAGCAGCTGCAATATCTCGTAGCGCTCCACGAACACGGGCATTTCGGCAAAGCCGCCGATGCCAGCTTCGTGTCGCAATCGACGCTGTCGGCTGGCCTGCGCGAGCTGGAATCGCTGTTGGGCGTGACGCTGGTCGAACGTTCGCGCCGCGTGGTGCGCTTCACCGCCCTGGGCGAGCAAGTGGTGGCCAAAGCCAACCGCTTGCTGCGCGAGGCTGAGGAACTGGCCGACCTGGTGCAGGCTTCAGGCAAACCGCTTTCCGGCGAGCTGCGCATGAGCGTGATCCCGACCATCGCCCCCTTCCTCCTCCCCCGAATGCTCCCGCGCCTCAAGCGCGAGCGGCCCGACCTCAAGCTACTGCTGCGCGAAGAAACCAGCCACGATGCGCTCGAGTCGCTCAATCATGGGCGGGTCGATTGCGTGCTGCTGGCTCTGCCCTTCGACACCGGCGATGCGGCGATTGCCCATATCTCCGACGACCGCCTGTTCATTGCCTTCCCCAAGGACGACCCGCGCGATCCGCCTGCCAGCATCAAGCCTGACATGATCGATCAGGGCCGGTTGCTGTTGCTGGAAGACGGTCACTGCCTGCGCGATCACGCGCTCGCCGCCTGCAACCGCGCCGAATTGCGCGCCAGCGCAGCAATGATCGGCACAAGCCTGCACACGCTGGTGCAATTGGTCGACAACGACCTCGGTTTGACCATGCTACCGGAGATGGCACTGAAGGCAGGCATTCTGGCGGGAACACAAGTGGTCGCGCGGCCCGTCGACAGCCCCACCGCCAAGCGCGAGATCGTGCTCGCCTGGCGCAAGAACTCCCCGCGCGAGAGCGATTTCCAACTGCTGGCCGAGGAACTGCGCGCTGGGTGAGGCCATTGGTTTGGCTGGTATCTGGAATTGTGGGGCGAGCGAATGCTCGGCGATGTTCAGGACAATGTGCTGGCGATCATCAAGCAACGCGCTGAGGGCTGCGCCTCACCACTCGGTCAGCGCGAGGCTCATCAAGAGGCTGGCGCCGAGCGCCACGCGCACCCGGCGCGGGGGTAGTGCGAGGCGTATCCGTAAACGGGAAGGCGCGCGCTGCGCCACATCCCTTACATCGTAATCGTTGAGCATCATTAGGCCGCCGATCTCATGCCGCTCGAGATCGCTGACAAGGTGATGGACATCCTCGGCCAGCAATTCGGCATCGCCGATCAGCGCGGAGGCGCGGGTATGGTTACCTTGCTCCAGCGCGTTGCGCGCTTCTTGCTGAAGCCTCCTCGCCTCATTGGCGAGCAAGCGGGCGTACTCCTTTGCTGAGGGTAACCTCTGCCTCTTCATTCAGCAGGTTGTAATCCAAAGCGCGGTGTTACTGCCACCGGAAACTTTGCTAGCCCGGATCAGGCGTCTCAATCCATATGCTTGAGGCCGACCCGGAGGTAATCCCAGCCCGTCACGCAGGTCAGCACTGCGGCAGTCCACAGACTGACCAGCCCGATCAGATGCACCCAGCTTTCGGCGATCGTGCCGCAGCCTTCAAACACCGACTGACACGGCTGCCCATGCACCGCGCCGCCCAGGATCAGCGCGCCCAATGACACAAGCTGGAAGGTCGTCTTCCACTTGGCGAGCTTGGAGACCGGCATCGAGACCTGAAGCCCACCGAGGAATTCGCGCAGGCCCGAGACCGCAATTTCGCGCACCAGAATGACCAGCCCGGCGATCACATGGACATCGCCCGCATAAGGCCCGCGCAGGTATCCTTGCGCGGTCAGCACCAGAATGACCGCGGCCACCATGATCTTGTCCGCAATCGGATCAAGGAAGGTGCCCATCTTCGACACCGTGCCCTGCGCGCGGGCAAGGTAGCCATCAAGGTAATCGGTCAGCGCAATAATGCAGTACAGCCCGAAGCCGATCAGATAGCCCAGCCGCCATTCCGGCCACCACAGGAAGAACGCCAGCAGCGGCACCGCAAAGATGCGCGAGAGCGTGAGGATATTGGGAAGGCTCGACATGGTTGATCCCCGCTCTAGCGCGGCAAGACCTGCTGCAAAACCCCTCGTCCCCACTTCCCCCACATTGATGCGGTCAGGGACCCGCGCGCCTTGCGCTCTTGTGAAAGCCTGTACGCCCGCTATGTCGCGGTAACTCACAGGGAAGCGCCAGCGTAATCATCGCATGACCACATCGACACACCTGATGCGCCAGCGGCGATTTTTGCCGCTGTTCCTGACCCAGTTGCTCAATGCGTTGAACGACAATCTCTACAAGAACGCGATGGTGCTGTTCGTGGTCTATCAGGTCTACGATTCGCCCGAGATGGAAACGCTGATCAGCGGCGTTGCCACGGCGCTGTTCGTGCTGCCATTCGTGCTGTTCTCGGCTACCGCCGGCCAGCTCGCCGATATGCGCGACAAGACCAAGATCATTCGCTGGATCAAGTTTGCCGAGATTCTCATCATGTCGGTCGGTGCCACCGGCCTGCTGCTGGCGGCGCGCGGTGTTCAGATCGAAAGCCTTGCGATCCCGCTGATGTTCGTCGCGCTGTTTGCGATGGGTGTGCACTCGACCTTCTTCGGCCCGATCAAATACGCCATCCTGCCGCAGCACCTTCACAAGGACGAAGTGTTGGCGGGCACCGGTCTGGTTGAGGCCGGCACCTATGTCGCGATCCTCGTCGGCATGATGCTCGGCGGGGCGATGCCGATCATGTATTCGATTGTTGGCGTGATCGTAATCGCGGTGATCGGTTATATCACCTGCCGCTGGGTGCCGTCTGCGCCTGCCCAGAGCGACGAAAACACGGTCGACTGGAACCCGATCCGCGCCTCGCGCGATCTTATCGCCTTTTCGATGGGCAATCTGGAACTGCGCTATTCGGTGCTGGCGATCAGCTACTTCTGGGCGATTGCCGCGATCCTTTCGGTGCAGTTCATCCCGCTCGCCAAGAATGTGCTGCTGGCGGACAAGCAGGTCGCTGCCGTGCTGCTGGTGGCATTCTCGGCCGGGATTGCCATCGGTTCGGTCTCGATCAATGCGCTGCTCAAAGGCGACATCTCGGCGCGATATTCGGCGCGTTCGGTGCTGGTGCTAGGCGTGCTGCTGATCGCCTTTTACGGTGTGTGCCGGATGTGGAACCTCCAGCCGCAAGGCGAGCTGTTCACTGTGTGGGAATTCCTAGCCCAGCCGCTCGCATTGGTGCTGACGTTCAATCTGCTGCTGATTGCCGTGGCGGGCGGGATGTTCGTGGTGCCGCTCTATGCGTTTCTCACCACGCGGGTCGACAAATCGGAGGCATCGCGCTCGGTCGCGGCCAATAACTTCATTTCTTCGATCTTCATGGTGATCGGCGCTGGCGTTGCGGGAGCGCTGGGGTTCTTCGGCATCCCGTTGCAGGAGCAACTGCTGCTCAGCCTGATCCTGTGCCTGTTCTCAGCCCAGCTTGCGCGCAAACTGCACGCTACCGAAGCGCTGCGTGACGCTGAAGGCGCATCCCTCAGATAATAAAGGCGAAAATCGCGAGCGTCATAGCCACGTAAGTGCTGGCGACGCCGCGCACATCGGCCACGGTGAGCCGCCACAAGGCCTCAGCCGGGATCGGGATCAGATCGCGTTTCACATGCGGCGGCAGGCTCGCCCGGAACCAGTGGCGGGCGGTCTCGTCAGTGAGAACCAGGCTGCGGCGCATTTACGACTCTCCCGTGGCAGGAGGGCCAGCTTTAAGACTTTCTTAACCATTGGAAACGGTTTGCGACGAAGCTGTCGCAAGCTGGGACAGGCTGTGATGGGGGCAATCCGGGACCGGCGGATTTGCACCGCTCCGCCCACGCCGGTAGAGGCCGCAAAAGACGACGGGAGACTTTTCGATGCCTGATTCCACGCGCGCCGATGCCACCAGAAGCGCGGCTGCCCTGCTGGTCGATTGCCTTGCTGTGCAGGGGTGCGAGCGGATCTTCACCGTGCCGGGCGAAAGTTTCCTCGCCGTGCTGGATGCCTTGCCCGACCGACCCGAAATCGACGTGGTCACTTGCCGACAGGAAGGTGGGGTCACCTTCATGGCCTGCGCCGATGGGGCGATGCAGGCAGCAGGAACAGGCCGCCCCGGCGTCGCCTTTGTCACCCGCGGGCCGGGCGCGACCAATGCCAGCATCGGCGTCCATGTCGCGCATCAGGATTCGCAGCCGATGATTCTGTTCGTCGGCGATGTCGCGCGCGGAATGCAAGGGCGTGAGGGCTTTCAGGAGGTCGATTTTACCGCCTTCTTCTCGCCGATCTGCAAGTGGGCCGCACGGATCGATGATCCCGCACGCATCCCCGAATACATCGCCCGCGCCTATTCGGTCGCGATCAATGGGCGGCCCGGCCCGGTGGTGATCGCTCTGCCCGAAGATATGCTGGTGGAGCAGGTGCCCGCCAGCCTCCAGCCCCGCCCCTTCGTCACCCGCACCGCACAGGCCGCCTGCCCCGATGCGATGCAGGCGCTGTTCGATCTGATCGCGGACGCGGCGAGCCCGATCGCGATCATCGGCGGCGCGGGCTGGAACGCCAAGGCGCGGGAATATTTCCAGCAATTCGCCGAGCGCATTGGGCTTCCTGTGGCGACCGCCTTCCGCCGTCAGGACGCGATTGCGCCCGATAGCCCTGTCTATGCCGGGAACCTAGGCTATGGCCCCGGCCCCAAGCTGGTCGAGCGGGTCAAGAACGCCGACCTCATCATAGCCGTCGGCGCGCGGCTGGGGGAGGCGACCACCGATGGTTACGAAGTCCCCACGCTCGAACATCCCGGACAGCTGCTGGTCCACATCCACCCCGACCCGGAAGAGCTGGGCCGGGTCTATCGCACCGATCTCGCACTGTGCTGTTCGGTGGATGAATTCGCCGAATGTGCCGCGCTGTGGGAGGATGCCGGGATTATCCCGTTCGACGCGGGCGGTGAAGCACACCGCGAATGGCTCGATTGGTCCACGCCTCAGCCGTCCGATGCGACCATTGATCTGGCCGCCTGCGTCGCCGCGATGCGCGCCGCGCTTCCGGCGGACACGATCATCTGCAACGGCGCAGGCAATTTTGCCGGGTGGTGGCACCGCTACTGGCGCTATGCCGCCTATCCCGGCCAACTCGCTCCGACCTGCGGCGCGATGGGTTACGGCGTGCCTGCCGCCGTCGCTGCGGCGTTGCGCTTCCCTGACCGCACCGTGGTGGCTGTAGCGGGAGACGGGGATTTCATGATGAACGGCCAAGAACTCGCCACCGCCGCGCAATATGGCGCGAATATGATCGTGGTGGTGGTCGATAACGGCGCTTACGGCACGATCCGGATGCATCAGGAGCGCGAATATCCCGGCCGCGTGTCGGCGACTGAGCTTGCCAACCCCGATTTCGCGATGCTGGGCGCAGCCTATGGCGCATGGAGCACGCGGGCCGAGACGACTGCGGACTTCATCGCCGCGCTCGATGAGGCCAAGGGCCGCAGCGGCATCCGCCTGATCCACGCCGTAACCGATCTCAACCAGATCGCCGCCAGTGGTGCGACCATCACCGGCCTTCGCGCCAGAGCCAAAGCCAGCGCCTGACACGAAAAGGCCGCCCCGGTCGGAGCGGCCTTTCCTGCTTATCAGCGCTGACGCGTGGTCAGATCTTGTCGCCGAGCGCGCCCTTGATCGAGCCTTTGACCTTGTCGGCCTTGCCTTCGAGCTTCTGGGCCTTGCCTTCGGCGCGGGTTTCGGGATTGCTGGAATGCTGCTTGGCCTCGCCAATGATTTCCTTGGCCGTGCCCTTCACCTTGTCTGTGAATTCACCCATGATAGTCTCCTAGGTTAAGCCAATGACTTTATTGGCTTTTCAAGAGACTTACGGCTGCCAGCGATGTTCGTTCCACGAAGCAGGGCGAGAGGTGGCACCGGCGCGACAGCCCGTTTTCCGGGGCGAACTCAGCCGTTCGCCATCTCGCAAATCACCTGCCATTCGGCCGGGGTCACGCCGCACACCGACAGGCGTGATTGGCGGATTAGCTGCATCTCGGCCAGCCTCGGCTCAGCCTTGATCTCCACGAGCGTGACTGGACGGGCGAGCTTTTCTTTCGCCTTCACCTTCACCGCCGCCCACTTGCCGGTATCATCCGTCGGATCGATAATCCCAGCAACGCTGACCGTGCAGATGCCGACCACCTCCAGCCCTTCGCGCGAGTGGTAGAAGAACGCCTCGTCGCCAACCTGCATCGCGGCGAGATTGTTGCGCGCCTGATAGTTGCGCACACCATCCCACGTCCCCTCGCCCTCAGTGACAAGATCGTCCCAGCTGTACTTGAACGGTTCGGATTTCATCAGCCAATAGGCCATGCTGGCAGCGCGCTCCCTTGCTCAAACAGCGCCCACGTAGCCCGCACACCCCCGCCTCGCCAAGCCCCGATCCACAGTATGCAAGTTAACCCGTTCTTTAGTGCAATCTGCGATGAATCACACGAGGGCACTGATAGTGTGCCTGCCAATCGACGTGCACTGGACGATTAAGGCAACGATTTTGAAAGATCACGAGCCCAACAACCCACTGCAAACAGCTGAGCGCGATATCATCGCGCTGGGAATTGCTGTGGCGGCCATCATCATGCTGGTCGGAACCGGCGGAACTGTGCTGCCCAAAGTCATGGACGCCCTGTTCGGCAATGGTTCGCGTCCGGATGTTCTGTTGGTCAATGCCCTGCTGCTGAACATCGCCCTGATCATCTTCGGCTGGCGGCGTTACCGCGAACTCACCCGCGAAATCGAAGAGCGCCGCCGGGCCGAAGCGCGCGCGCAAGTGCTTGCGGCCACCGATCCGCTGACCCAGTGCCTCAACCGCAGAAGTATGCTCGAAGCGACCGAGGAGCTGCGGTCGCGCGCGGCCGTTCGTGGTGAGGCTGTCGCCTATTGCATGATGGATCTCGACAACTTCAAGCAGATCAATGATATGCACGGCCACCCGGTGGGCGATGCGGTGCTCGTGATGCTGAGCGAGCGGGTGCGCGCAATACTCCCGCGTGACGCGCGGCTGGCGCGGCTCGGCGGGGACGAATTCGCCTTCGTGATGCCCTACCCCGCAGGTCACGCCGACCGGATCGACGATTTGGTCATCCGCCTGTTCGAAAGCCTGGCCCAGCCCTTCCGCCTGCCGACGATCACGGTTGAGCTGACCTTGTCGATCGGGCTTTCCGCCGATCATGATGCGGATGGCACAATCGGCCTCGTGGTCGATGCCGGCACTCTGATGCAGCGTGCCGATATGGCGCTCTACCATGCCAAAAAGCAGGGCCGGAACCGCTACTTCTGGTTCGAGCCGAGCATGGAAAGTGAGATGCGCTTCCGCAACCAGCTCGAAACCGGCATCCGCCGTGGCCTCGCGCGCGGCGAGTTCGTGCCGTTCTACGAACAGCAGGTCGATGTCGAAAGCGGCGCGCTGGTCGGGTTCGAGATGCTTGCGCGCTGGCGCTCCCCGCAGCTTGGCGTGATCAGCCCCGATATCTTCGTGCCGATCGCCGAGGAAATCGGCCTGATCAACGAAATGTCCGAACGCCTGATGGAACAGGCCTTCGCCGATGCACGCGAATGGGATGACAGCCTGACGCTGTCGATCAACATCTCACCGGTGCAGTTGCGCGATCCGTGGTTTGCGCAGCGCCTGCTGAAAATGTTGGTTGCTGCCGGCTTCCCGCCGCAACGGCTGGAGATCGAGATCACCGAAAGCTGCCTGCACGAAAACATCGGACTGGTGCGTTCGATGATCATGAGCCTGCGCAATCAGGGCGTACAGATCAGCCTCGACGATTTCGGCACGGGCTATTCCAGCTTTGAACAGCTGCGCAACCTGCCGTTCGACCGGATCAAGATCGACCGCAGCTTTGTCAGCGAACTGCGCGAACCGGGCAGGCGTTCGCGGATTGTCGAAGCGATCATCTCACTCGGTCGCGGGCTCGATCTGCCGCTGACGGCGGAAGGTGTGGAGGACGAACAAATCCTCCAGGCATTGAAATCTATGGGCCGGTTGAAGGCGCAGGGCTATCTCTATGGCCTGCCCGAGGATGCCGACGCCGTGCGCGCGCGGCTGAAAGCGGCGGGCAAACTGACCAGCACTCCCGGCCCTACCCAATCGCTGCCGCGCACCGGCACGGACGACGGCCCGACACTCTACCGCACCGCCCGCCCCTAAGATTGCGCCGCCTGCCCGCGGGCAGGACTGGACGCAGACGGCCTGCGTGCATAGATGCGCATCCGTGACGCAGACGATTTCCTTCATCAAGATGCAC from uncultured Erythrobacter sp. includes:
- the pgsA gene encoding CDP-diacylglycerol--glycerol-3-phosphate 3-phosphatidyltransferase, whose protein sequence is MSSLPNILTLSRIFAVPLLAFFLWWPEWRLGYLIGFGLYCIIALTDYLDGYLARAQGTVSKMGTFLDPIADKIMVAAVILVLTAQGYLRGPYAGDVHVIAGLVILVREIAVSGLREFLGGLQVSMPVSKLAKWKTTFQLVSLGALILGGAVHGQPCQSVFEGCGTIAESWVHLIGLVSLWTAAVLTCVTGWDYLRVGLKHMD
- a CDS encoding MFS transporter; translated protein: MTTSTHLMRQRRFLPLFLTQLLNALNDNLYKNAMVLFVVYQVYDSPEMETLISGVATALFVLPFVLFSATAGQLADMRDKTKIIRWIKFAEILIMSVGATGLLLAARGVQIESLAIPLMFVALFAMGVHSTFFGPIKYAILPQHLHKDEVLAGTGLVEAGTYVAILVGMMLGGAMPIMYSIVGVIVIAVIGYITCRWVPSAPAQSDENTVDWNPIRASRDLIAFSMGNLELRYSVLAISYFWAIAAILSVQFIPLAKNVLLADKQVAAVLLVAFSAGIAIGSVSINALLKGDISARYSARSVLVLGVLLIAFYGVCRMWNLQPQGELFTVWEFLAQPLALVLTFNLLLIAVAGGMFVVPLYAFLTTRVDKSEASRSVAANNFISSIFMVIGAGVAGALGFFGIPLQEQLLLSLILCLFSAQLARKLHATEALRDAEGASLR
- a CDS encoding hydrogen peroxide-inducible genes activator, with product MSTYLPTIKQLQYLVALHEHGHFGKAADASFVSQSTLSAGLRELESLLGVTLVERSRRVVRFTALGEQVVAKANRLLREAEELADLVQASGKPLSGELRMSVIPTIAPFLLPRMLPRLKRERPDLKLLLREETSHDALESLNHGRVDCVLLALPFDTGDAAIAHISDDRLFIAFPKDDPRDPPASIKPDMIDQGRLLLLEDGHCLRDHALAACNRAELRASAAMIGTSLHTLVQLVDNDLGLTMLPEMALKAGILAGTQVVARPVDSPTAKREIVLAWRKNSPRESDFQLLAEELRAG
- the rnd gene encoding ribonuclease D, yielding MKIHPLITTTEALSDLCDRLAKSEFVAVDTEFMRENTYWPELCLVQIANTEEAAAIDPMAPGIDLKPLLDLMCDNEDVLKVFHAGSQDVEIIVNLTQRTPHPIFDTQIAMMAISQSEQIGYANLVETWMGLTIDKGARFTDWSRRPLSDRQIEYAIGDVTHLATIFPRILKKLIKTGRGLWLDAEMEKLADPSNYITDPGQAWKRIRQPGRNPLVLGRMKALAGWRESEAQHKNIPRGRIMRDETLADIASHPPKTQADLAKVRGLSAAWRDNDIGKRLMKILADAEPLPKDEMPEKIKQGAPLGKEGALVADLLKLLLKIRAREIDVAPRLLTRADEMEALAAGARDLPVLQGWRFEVFGKDALDLVEGKLAFAVERGKLKMTHIDDVVVVAASEVEPEPAAELAADPDTLAAE
- a CDS encoding thiamine pyrophosphate-binding protein → MPDSTRADATRSAAALLVDCLAVQGCERIFTVPGESFLAVLDALPDRPEIDVVTCRQEGGVTFMACADGAMQAAGTGRPGVAFVTRGPGATNASIGVHVAHQDSQPMILFVGDVARGMQGREGFQEVDFTAFFSPICKWAARIDDPARIPEYIARAYSVAINGRPGPVVIALPEDMLVEQVPASLQPRPFVTRTAQAACPDAMQALFDLIADAASPIAIIGGAGWNAKAREYFQQFAERIGLPVATAFRRQDAIAPDSPVYAGNLGYGPGPKLVERVKNADLIIAVGARLGEATTDGYEVPTLEHPGQLLVHIHPDPEELGRVYRTDLALCCSVDEFAECAALWEDAGIIPFDAGGEAHREWLDWSTPQPSDATIDLAACVAAMRAALPADTIICNGAGNFAGWWHRYWRYAAYPGQLAPTCGAMGYGVPAAVAAALRFPDRTVVAVAGDGDFMMNGQELATAAQYGANMIVVVVDNGAYGTIRMHQEREYPGRVSATELANPDFAMLGAAYGAWSTRAETTADFIAALDEAKGRSGIRLIHAVTDLNQIAASGATITGLRARAKASA
- a CDS encoding CsbD family protein, with protein sequence MGEFTDKVKGTAKEIIGEAKQHSSNPETRAEGKAQKLEGKADKVKGSIKGALGDKI
- a CDS encoding EVE domain-containing protein gives rise to the protein MAYWLMKSEPFKYSWDDLVTEGEGTWDGVRNYQARNNLAAMQVGDEAFFYHSREGLEVVGICTVSVAGIIDPTDDTGKWAAVKVKAKEKLARPVTLVEIKAEPRLAEMQLIRQSRLSVCGVTPAEWQVICEMANG
- a CDS encoding EAL domain-containing protein — its product is MKDHEPNNPLQTAERDIIALGIAVAAIIMLVGTGGTVLPKVMDALFGNGSRPDVLLVNALLLNIALIIFGWRRYRELTREIEERRRAEARAQVLAATDPLTQCLNRRSMLEATEELRSRAAVRGEAVAYCMMDLDNFKQINDMHGHPVGDAVLVMLSERVRAILPRDARLARLGGDEFAFVMPYPAGHADRIDDLVIRLFESLAQPFRLPTITVELTLSIGLSADHDADGTIGLVVDAGTLMQRADMALYHAKKQGRNRYFWFEPSMESEMRFRNQLETGIRRGLARGEFVPFYEQQVDVESGALVGFEMLARWRSPQLGVISPDIFVPIAEEIGLINEMSERLMEQAFADAREWDDSLTLSINISPVQLRDPWFAQRLLKMLVAAGFPPQRLEIEITESCLHENIGLVRSMIMSLRNQGVQISLDDFGTGYSSFEQLRNLPFDRIKIDRSFVSELREPGRRSRIVEAIISLGRGLDLPLTAEGVEDEQILQALKSMGRLKAQGYLYGLPEDADAVRARLKAAGKLTSTPGPTQSLPRTGTDDGPTLYRTARP